In a genomic window of Novosphingobium sp. KA1:
- a CDS encoding ATP-binding protein, whose amino-acid sequence MRWLRPVDGLRVRVGLIVLVHLIVVGLTITIISSKQNQPDAELFRLVPAEDARAIALAVEATPPAAREAVLRGLSVNTTLVMLGDGLPRGDNTHPDLREANAAYRAALQGRPFHVDFPPDARLTDLGRGRQYSASPIRLRVRLNDGTVLIIERTTPPAIAGFVMSLNAILIGVSAASVLVVVLIAGLTTRPLSRLARALQNDEASLSAPDLPVTGAHEIQQLSIAFNDMRRRLRDLVEERTGFLAAVAHDYRTYLTRLELRADYIGDPRQRALAMADLGEMSALLDDTLTFARVSATPPRPVHETTDIAAMIGSVLEARALQGEDVTATSPPPTGLAVRIDPLAMQRILANLVDNAVRYGGQARLSVRERQGRIEIRVDDDGPGVPEADLKDLTRPFHRLDHSRARHTGGAGLGLAIVDALAQQNGGTLTLGNRDGGGFSASVDLPAA is encoded by the coding sequence ATGCGCTGGCTGCGTCCGGTCGACGGCCTGCGGGTACGGGTGGGCCTGATCGTCCTCGTCCACCTGATCGTAGTCGGCCTGACGATCACGATCATTTCCAGCAAGCAGAACCAGCCGGACGCCGAGCTGTTCCGTCTGGTGCCGGCCGAAGACGCCCGGGCCATCGCTCTCGCCGTCGAAGCGACCCCGCCTGCCGCGCGCGAAGCGGTGCTGCGCGGGCTGAGCGTGAACACCACGCTGGTCATGCTGGGTGACGGCCTGCCGCGCGGGGACAACACCCACCCCGATCTGCGGGAAGCCAATGCCGCCTATCGCGCGGCCCTGCAGGGGCGCCCGTTCCACGTCGACTTTCCGCCCGATGCGCGGCTGACCGACCTGGGCCGGGGCCGCCAGTACTCCGCGAGCCCGATCCGCTTGCGTGTGCGCTTGAACGACGGCACCGTCCTTATCATCGAGCGCACCACGCCGCCAGCGATCGCCGGCTTCGTGATGAGCCTTAACGCCATCCTGATCGGCGTCTCGGCGGCGAGCGTGCTTGTCGTCGTCCTGATCGCGGGGCTGACCACGCGCCCGCTCTCCCGCCTGGCCCGCGCGCTCCAGAACGACGAGGCCAGCCTGTCCGCCCCGGACCTTCCGGTGACCGGCGCGCACGAAATCCAGCAACTCTCGATCGCCTTTAACGACATGCGCCGCCGCCTGCGCGACTTGGTGGAAGAACGGACCGGCTTCCTCGCGGCGGTCGCGCATGATTATCGCACCTATCTCACCCGGTTGGAGCTTCGCGCCGACTACATCGGCGACCCGCGCCAGCGCGCGCTGGCGATGGCCGACCTCGGCGAGATGAGCGCCCTGCTCGACGATACCCTGACGTTCGCACGCGTTTCCGCGACCCCGCCGCGCCCGGTCCACGAGACGACCGACATCGCCGCCATGATCGGCTCGGTTCTGGAAGCACGCGCGCTCCAGGGCGAGGACGTCACCGCCACGTCGCCGCCGCCGACCGGTCTTGCCGTGCGCATCGACCCGCTGGCGATGCAGCGCATCCTCGCGAACCTCGTCGACAATGCGGTGCGGTATGGCGGGCAGGCCCGCCTGTCCGTCCGCGAACGCCAGGGCCGCATCGAGATCCGCGTGGACGACGATGGACCGGGCGTGCCCGAAGCGGACCTCAAGGACCTGACCCGCCCGTTCCACCGGCTCGACCATTCGCGCGCGCGCCACACCGGCGGGGCCGGGCTCGGGCTTGCGATCGTCGATGCGCTCGCCCAGCAGAATGGCGGGACGC
- a CDS encoding response regulator, whose translation MESEGTIAIIEDDVAIRDLVAEVLRANGFVVEGYGDAAAFFRQADVPSLDCLILDLMLPGESGLSICQTLRVKVPQLPILMVTAKGDDIDRIIGLECGADDYLPKPFNSRELLARLRAILRRTKAPGQAVESPGAELYRFAGWTLAVDSRDLIDPDGRPVTLSTGEFDLLHALVMHPRRVLSRDLLLDMTRGRMATPYDRAIDVQLSRLRRKLGDDPREPVMIRTVRGDGYLFAPSVLKI comes from the coding sequence ATGGAATCCGAAGGAACGATCGCCATCATCGAGGACGACGTCGCCATTCGCGACCTGGTCGCCGAAGTCCTCAGGGCCAACGGCTTCGTGGTGGAAGGCTATGGCGATGCCGCCGCCTTCTTCCGCCAGGCGGACGTGCCCTCGCTCGACTGCCTGATCCTCGACCTGATGCTGCCGGGCGAAAGCGGGCTTTCGATCTGCCAGACGCTGCGCGTCAAGGTTCCGCAGTTGCCGATCCTGATGGTCACTGCCAAGGGCGACGACATCGACCGCATCATCGGCCTCGAATGCGGTGCCGACGATTACCTGCCCAAGCCTTTCAACTCGCGCGAACTGCTGGCGCGCTTGCGCGCGATCCTGCGCCGGACCAAGGCGCCCGGGCAGGCGGTCGAGAGCCCCGGGGCGGAGCTCTATCGCTTCGCCGGCTGGACTCTCGCCGTGGATTCGCGCGACCTGATCGACCCGGACGGTCGCCCCGTCACGCTCAGCACAGGCGAGTTCGACCTGCTCCATGCGCTCGTGATGCATCCCCGCCGCGTGCTGAGCCGCGACCTGCTGCTCGACATGACGCGCGGTCGCATGGCGACACCCTACGACCGGGCGATCGACGTGCAGCTCAGCCGGTTGCGCCGCAAGTTGGGTGACGATCCGCGCGAACCCGTGATGATCCGCACCGTGCGTGGCGACGGCTATCTGTTCGCGCCCAGCGTGCTGAAGATCTGA
- a CDS encoding EF-hand domain-containing protein, translated as MKLKLTLLILGASLPFAAAHAQDPAAADKARDAFMKVDTNSDGALDLAEWKAAGRRERGFTMIDANKDGKVTPEELRAAMAKYGK; from the coding sequence ATGAAACTGAAACTGACATTGCTGATACTGGGAGCGAGCCTGCCGTTCGCCGCCGCCCATGCGCAGGACCCCGCTGCAGCCGACAAGGCTCGCGACGCCTTCATGAAGGTCGACACCAACTCCGACGGCGCCCTCGACCTCGCGGAATGGAAGGCCGCCGGACGACGCGAGCGGGGCTTCACGATGATCGACGCCAACAAGGACGGCAAGGTCACGCCCGAGGAACTGCGCGCCGCCATGGCCAAGTACGGCAAATAA
- a CDS encoding efflux RND transporter periplasmic adaptor subunit, producing MRHLALLILPLAVSACGQTASKPSTPPAHAELIANEAELLKLTLTPKAQQRLGIETTTVGGGSAAQMRQVTGEIVVPPTSAGGVPTNSLTNLQQIGSQQAVADGEVARTEAQARLARIALTRAEALVREEAGSVRARDEAAAAHAAAQAALGAARQQRRLLGPAVATLGTQSTLWVRASVFASDVGAVLRGSEAMIRPLGGNGEGRSARPVQAPPSADSVAGTVDLYYAVNNGDRALRVGQRVAVELPLAGRTQGLSVPSSAIVRDIYGGEWVYQKTGADTFVRQRVEVASESSGQALLARGLKAGALVVTVGTAELFGTEFGAAH from the coding sequence ATGCGCCATCTTGCTCTCCTGATCCTGCCTCTCGCCGTGTCTGCCTGCGGTCAAACGGCATCCAAGCCGTCCACGCCGCCCGCCCATGCGGAGCTGATCGCGAACGAAGCCGAACTCCTGAAACTCACCCTGACGCCCAAGGCGCAGCAGCGCTTGGGGATCGAGACCACGACGGTCGGCGGCGGCTCGGCCGCGCAGATGCGGCAGGTGACCGGCGAGATCGTCGTGCCGCCGACGAGCGCGGGCGGCGTGCCCACCAATTCGCTCACCAACCTGCAGCAGATCGGATCGCAGCAGGCGGTGGCCGACGGCGAAGTGGCGCGCACCGAGGCACAGGCCCGGCTCGCCCGCATTGCCCTGACCCGCGCCGAGGCACTCGTGCGTGAGGAAGCCGGAAGTGTGCGCGCCCGTGACGAGGCCGCTGCCGCCCATGCCGCCGCGCAGGCCGCGCTCGGCGCCGCGCGCCAGCAGCGCAGGCTGCTCGGCCCGGCGGTCGCGACGCTCGGCACCCAATCGACGCTCTGGGTTCGCGCATCGGTCTTCGCCAGCGACGTCGGCGCGGTGCTGCGCGGGAGCGAGGCCATGATCCGCCCGCTCGGCGGGAACGGAGAAGGCAGGAGTGCACGCCCGGTCCAGGCGCCGCCCTCCGCCGACAGCGTGGCGGGCACCGTCGATCTCTATTATGCCGTGAACAACGGCGACCGCGCGTTGCGCGTCGGTCAGCGCGTCGCGGTCGAACTGCCTCTGGCCGGGCGCACGCAGGGCCTTTCAGTCCCGTCCTCGGCCATCGTGCGTGACATCTACGGCGGCGAATGGGTCTACCAGAAGACCGGCGCCGATACTTTCGTGCGCCAGCGCGTGGAGGTCGCCTCGGAAAGCAGCGGCCAGGCGCTGCTCGCGCGCGGGCTCAAGGCCGGGGCGCTGGTCGTGACCGTCGGCACTGCGGAACTCTTCGGCACCGAGTTCGGGGCGGCGCACTGA